A genomic segment from Peribacillus sp. ACCC06369 encodes:
- a CDS encoding DinB family protein, whose amino-acid sequence MTHPEPVLKMYNYHVWANGVIIDRLKELPQHIYHKDIQSGFSSVSKVLSHIYLTDYAWFDIISGNSMNEAMASSDQLREVMEKKSIEEMKKIFLDLSERNKALLNSQEDMDKVIVVDNPYAGLLETSISESVLHVVTHGSYHRGNIATMLRQMGHTSVMQDFGLYLYSK is encoded by the coding sequence ATGACACACCCCGAACCAGTATTAAAAATGTACAACTACCACGTGTGGGCAAATGGCGTTATCATTGATCGTTTAAAAGAACTTCCACAGCACATTTATCATAAGGATATTCAGAGTGGTTTTTCTTCGGTATCAAAAGTGTTGTCTCACATTTATCTCACAGATTACGCTTGGTTTGACATTATCTCCGGTAATAGTATGAATGAAGCAATGGCGTCTTCTGACCAATTAAGAGAAGTGATGGAAAAGAAAAGTATTGAGGAAATGAAAAAAATATTTCTAGACTTATCTGAAAGAAACAAAGCACTTCTGAACAGTCAAGAAGATATGGATAAGGTAATTGTGGTGGATAACCCGTATGCTGGTTTGCTTGAAACTTCCATTTCCGAATCGGTATTACACGTTGTCACTCACGGATCATATCATCGAGGCAATATTGCTACCATGTTGCGGCAAATGGGGCACACTTCCGTAATGCAAGATTTTGGGCTTTATCTTTATTCAAAATAG
- a CDS encoding DUF2935 domain-containing protein, whose product MFVERSLDEIRFWSRIMKEHSLFLRLGFRCEDTQLIEEANQFYHLFERIEQQSHSFTNQTDPEQIRRFNAEVQQAATGIFFFKRKVLGLILTCKLPGANNFPLLVDHTSREANYFRKRLKELNEGKLKPLEDAIIKENVFFLRIMADHAKFIGHLLDPSERKLVDMARNFSNDFDQLVFQAVDLESMKPQSQTVPLLDQFLDQNRVSVVSLRDFKKTARDLIEECKIKSIIHPLLADHVFREAERFLAIIDMFESHLTGETYN is encoded by the coding sequence ATGTTTGTAGAACGTTCCTTAGATGAGATTCGTTTTTGGTCAAGAATAATGAAGGAACACTCGTTATTTCTAAGACTTGGTTTTAGATGTGAAGATACACAGCTAATTGAGGAAGCCAATCAGTTTTATCATTTATTTGAACGGATAGAACAGCAATCCCATTCATTTACAAATCAAACTGACCCAGAACAGATTAGAAGATTTAATGCGGAAGTGCAACAAGCTGCTACAGGCATATTTTTTTTCAAAAGGAAGGTATTGGGATTAATACTTACTTGTAAATTGCCTGGTGCAAACAATTTCCCACTTTTAGTCGACCATACAAGCCGGGAAGCCAATTATTTTAGAAAGCGATTAAAAGAATTAAATGAGGGTAAATTGAAACCACTTGAAGATGCTATCATCAAAGAAAATGTATTCTTTTTAAGGATAATGGCTGATCATGCAAAATTTATCGGACATCTCCTTGATCCATCGGAAAGAAAGCTTGTAGATATGGCACGAAACTTCAGCAATGATTTTGACCAATTAGTCTTTCAGGCTGTTGACTTAGAGTCCATGAAACCGCAATCTCAAACCGTCCCTCTTTTGGATCAATTTCTAGATCAGAATCGTGTTTCAGTAGTATCACTTCGAGACTTTAAGAAAACCGCCAGAGATTTAATCGAAGAATGCAAAATCAAGAGCATTATCCATCCACTATTGGCAGATCACGTTTTCCGTGAAGCCGAACGTTTTCTTGCAATTATCGATATGTTTGAATCCCATCTTACTGGTGAAACATACAATTAA
- a CDS encoding multicopper oxidase: MILSKFIDELPILPILKPRWKDQIHTYYEVNMTEFKQSLHSELNDTTVWGYEGSYPGPTIEVESGEKVFIKWINNLPDKHLFPVDHTVHGAQVDVPEVRTVVHVHGASVESESDGYPEAWFTKGFERVGPYFKKEVYQYDNNQNSVTQWYHDHALGITRLNVYAGLAGFYLIRDKRECSLNLPCGDYEVPLIIQDRSFHINGSLYYPNQPVNPVKELGTSIVPEFFGDTILVNGKVWPHLKVEPRKYRFRLLNGSNTRFYRIKLDSGQLIFQIGTDSGLMEYPIGVKEIILAPAERADVIIDFTNLGGKNIIVTNDAPAPFPEGDPANAVDTVMEFRISLPLTSVDTSVIPAFMMPLPKINEQLASKVRYLTLNDNMDKYGREFMLLDNKQWDAPITENPKLGSTEIWYLINLTTDTHPIHVHLIDFHVMDRRPFDVDIYNKEGVIHYTGPAIPAEPQERGMKDTVRANPKQVTRIIMNFGPYSGRYVWHCHILEHEDYEMMRPYIVIP, translated from the coding sequence ATGATTCTCTCTAAATTTATAGATGAACTCCCAATTCTCCCTATTTTAAAACCTCGATGGAAAGATCAAATTCATACTTATTATGAAGTGAATATGACTGAATTTAAGCAATCACTTCATAGTGAGTTAAATGATACAACTGTTTGGGGCTATGAAGGCAGCTATCCAGGACCTACAATTGAAGTGGAGAGCGGGGAGAAAGTATTTATTAAATGGATCAACAATCTTCCGGATAAACATCTTTTCCCGGTAGATCATACGGTTCATGGTGCCCAAGTGGATGTACCGGAAGTACGGACGGTGGTACATGTACATGGAGCTAGTGTTGAATCGGAAAGTGATGGTTACCCGGAGGCTTGGTTTACAAAAGGTTTCGAACGAGTGGGACCTTATTTTAAAAAGGAAGTATATCAATATGATAATAACCAGAATTCTGTTACTCAATGGTATCATGACCATGCACTTGGGATTACCAGACTCAATGTATATGCGGGATTGGCAGGTTTTTATCTCATAAGGGATAAACGGGAATGTTCATTGAATTTACCTTGCGGTGACTATGAGGTCCCTCTAATTATCCAAGATAGGTCTTTTCATATTAATGGTTCCCTTTATTATCCAAATCAGCCGGTTAACCCAGTCAAGGAATTAGGAACATCAATCGTTCCTGAATTTTTTGGGGACACCATCCTGGTTAATGGCAAAGTATGGCCCCATTTAAAAGTGGAACCACGAAAATACCGATTCCGGCTGTTAAATGGATCTAACACCCGATTTTATAGGATCAAGCTTGATTCAGGGCAACTCATTTTTCAAATCGGGACGGATAGCGGATTAATGGAATATCCGATAGGGGTGAAAGAAATCATACTTGCTCCAGCAGAAAGAGCGGATGTCATCATTGACTTTACCAATCTTGGCGGAAAGAACATTATCGTGACAAATGACGCCCCTGCTCCTTTTCCAGAAGGGGATCCCGCAAATGCTGTAGATACTGTGATGGAATTCAGAATCTCTCTTCCTCTTACAAGTGTTGATACCAGTGTGATTCCCGCTTTTATGATGCCTCTTCCAAAAATTAATGAGCAGTTAGCATCTAAAGTCCGTTACCTTACATTAAATGACAATATGGATAAGTATGGTCGTGAATTCATGTTATTGGATAATAAACAGTGGGATGCCCCCATAACGGAAAATCCAAAATTGGGATCAACCGAAATATGGTATCTAATTAACTTAACTACGGATACACACCCAATTCACGTTCACTTAATTGATTTCCATGTGATGGATCGAAGGCCTTTTGATGTAGATATATATAATAAGGAGGGGGTCATCCATTATACTGGCCCGGCAATTCCAGCTGAACCACAAGAGCGAGGAATGAAAGATACTGTAAGAGCTAATCCGAAACAGGTAACGCGAATTATTATGAATTTTGGTCCATATTCAGGGCGGTATGTATGGCATTGTCACATCTTGGAGCATGAGGATTATGAGATGATGAGACCGTATATAGTTATTCCATAA
- the mscL gene encoding large conductance mechanosensitive channel protein MscL produces the protein MIKEFREFITKGNVLDLAIAVVMGAAFGKIVSSLVENIITPLVGIILGGINVSSLTIKVGNAVLKYGIFVQAVIDFLIISFAIFMFMKIANSIIRKKQAKEEEVIEVVPATEQYLKEIRDLLQKNSRQDETL, from the coding sequence ATGATAAAGGAATTCAGGGAGTTTATAACTAAAGGAAACGTTCTCGATCTTGCTATAGCTGTAGTGATGGGTGCTGCGTTTGGGAAAATCGTTTCATCACTAGTCGAAAATATTATCACACCGCTAGTTGGAATTATATTAGGGGGGATCAATGTTTCTTCGTTAACCATTAAAGTTGGAAACGCAGTTCTTAAATACGGTATATTTGTTCAAGCTGTGATTGATTTCTTGATTATTTCGTTTGCGATTTTCATGTTTATGAAGATAGCGAATTCAATTATTAGAAAAAAACAAGCCAAAGAGGAAGAGGTAATAGAAGTGGTACCGGCAACCGAGCAGTATTTAAAGGAAATCCGTGACCTTTTACAAAAAAATTCAAGGCAGGACGAAACATTATAA
- the frlD gene encoding fructoselysine 6-kinase: MRTISVGDNCMDVYQTSGEVYPGGNPLNVAVYLKGLGAESAYIGWVGSDRYSDKMVKAIQGKGVDISHLSRKEGKTAVTFVEMVGNDRRFGEYDEGVMKHFSLTTEELHFIQTYQLIHSGIWGHADKYYPFFKEKGMLTSFDFSDQLDHDLVKILPTFVDYPFFSYTKDDAFIREFLKDVKNQGSKIAVATLGENGSLAYDGGQFYQSGVVEVNVVDTMGAGDSFISGFIYGILKGHSICNCLELGTESAAKTIGYFGAW, encoded by the coding sequence ATGAGAACGATTTCAGTCGGAGATAACTGTATGGATGTCTATCAAACAAGCGGGGAGGTCTATCCTGGTGGTAATCCTTTAAATGTAGCAGTCTATTTGAAAGGGTTAGGTGCGGAATCTGCTTATATTGGCTGGGTGGGTTCCGATCGATACAGTGACAAAATGGTTAAAGCGATTCAGGGAAAAGGGGTTGATATTTCTCATCTTTCGAGGAAAGAAGGAAAAACTGCTGTTACTTTCGTTGAAATGGTAGGAAATGATCGCAGGTTCGGAGAATACGACGAAGGTGTCATGAAACATTTCAGCTTAACGACAGAAGAGCTCCATTTCATTCAAACCTATCAGCTCATACATTCAGGGATTTGGGGACATGCGGATAAGTACTATCCCTTTTTTAAAGAAAAAGGAATGCTCACGTCTTTTGATTTCTCAGATCAGCTAGATCACGATCTCGTGAAAATTTTACCGACGTTTGTTGATTATCCTTTCTTTTCTTATACGAAGGATGATGCTTTTATCCGCGAATTTTTAAAGGATGTAAAAAATCAAGGATCTAAAATTGCGGTTGCCACTTTAGGTGAAAATGGTTCACTTGCCTACGATGGCGGTCAATTTTATCAATCCGGTGTCGTTGAAGTGAATGTGGTGGATACGATGGGGGCAGGGGATTCCTTCATTTCCGGTTTTATCTATGGGATATTGAAAGGCCATTCTATCTGCAATTGTTTAGAATTGGGTACAGAGTCTGCTGCGAAAACAATTGGATATTTCGGTGCGTGGTGA
- a CDS encoding SIS domain-containing protein, which produces MLKFDEGLFLNLVEKEGLAFRGQIEEMVDGITKRGYSNIFLIGAGGTIAMMYPYEYILKSNSTIDVHAEIAAEFMVMNHKHFSKDSVCIFTSVSGTTQETVAAAEYCKERGATTIALVAEPNTPLTQIADFCITTGSETHSFDTFFMLLYMVVFRFMYNKDEFPQYEQFTKEVSLLPRAILSAVKSFDKRAEEFAVTHKDTDYHMMVGSGNLWGNTYSYAMCILEEMQWIQAKSIHAAEFFHGTLELVVEDTSVILLKGEDETRPLMDRVERFVEKITKNVTVIDTKCFEMEGISEEFRKHFSVSINWSLLSRISVYLERERNHPLTLRRYYRQMEY; this is translated from the coding sequence ATGTTGAAATTTGATGAGGGATTATTTCTAAATCTGGTAGAAAAAGAGGGGCTTGCTTTTAGAGGCCAGATTGAGGAAATGGTAGATGGAATCACAAAAAGGGGATACAGTAATATTTTTTTGATCGGGGCTGGAGGAACCATAGCCATGATGTATCCTTATGAATACATTTTAAAATCTAATTCCACCATTGATGTCCATGCAGAAATTGCTGCTGAATTTATGGTTATGAATCATAAGCATTTTAGCAAAGATTCAGTCTGTATTTTTACATCCGTATCCGGGACTACTCAAGAAACAGTTGCAGCGGCAGAGTATTGCAAAGAAAGGGGGGCTACTACAATCGCATTAGTTGCAGAGCCAAATACTCCGTTAACACAAATTGCGGATTTCTGTATCACGACAGGTTCTGAAACGCACTCTTTTGATACTTTCTTTATGCTTCTATACATGGTCGTCTTCCGTTTCATGTATAACAAAGATGAATTCCCACAATATGAGCAATTCACGAAGGAAGTTTCGCTGCTTCCACGTGCAATTCTAAGTGCTGTTAAATCTTTTGACAAAAGAGCAGAGGAATTTGCCGTTACACATAAAGACACGGATTACCACATGATGGTGGGTTCGGGTAATCTATGGGGAAACACCTATTCTTATGCAATGTGTATTTTAGAGGAAATGCAATGGATCCAAGCGAAATCCATCCACGCGGCAGAGTTTTTCCATGGAACGCTTGAACTTGTTGTTGAAGATACAAGTGTTATTTTACTAAAAGGAGAAGATGAAACAAGACCGCTGATGGACCGTGTAGAGAGATTTGTAGAAAAAATCACAAAAAATGTAACGGTCATTGATACCAAATGCTTCGAAATGGAAGGCATTAGCGAAGAATTCAGAAAGCACTTTTCAGTTAGTATTAACTGGTCACTATTAAGTAGGATTAGCGTTTACCTAGAGCGTGAAAGAAATCATCCATTAACACTTAGAAGATACTATCGACAAATGGAATATTAA
- a CDS encoding GntR family transcriptional regulator has translation MNLNPSTPQPLYMQIRQMLKNDIQNGKYKPDDQIPTEAELCEAYNVSRITIRKAIEELVKEGTLTRIPRRGTFVASNKFHNELLSISGFSEFSHQLGMIPNSRILRSEVMPAPKDVAGHLLIEEGTPVLELERLMYVNDRPLFYDTAHYSLIRFPDLEKKIARDESTYKILLEDYHTEIVSNDKIIDVIAATKNYAKFLECDIGANLFRILKIAFDANDQPVHLSTFMCETNKVNLTVHRAK, from the coding sequence ATGAATTTAAATCCTTCAACCCCCCAGCCATTATATATGCAAATAAGGCAAATGTTGAAGAATGATATTCAGAACGGGAAATATAAACCAGATGATCAGATCCCAACCGAAGCAGAGCTGTGTGAAGCTTATAACGTTAGTCGCATTACCATACGCAAAGCAATAGAGGAATTGGTGAAGGAAGGAACTCTGACACGAATTCCACGTAGAGGTACCTTTGTTGCATCAAATAAGTTCCATAATGAGTTGTTATCTATAAGTGGTTTCTCGGAGTTTAGTCATCAGCTCGGGATGATACCCAATTCGCGAATTTTAAGAAGTGAGGTGATGCCAGCACCAAAAGATGTGGCAGGTCATCTCCTCATTGAAGAAGGAACTCCCGTTTTGGAACTTGAGCGGCTCATGTATGTAAATGATCGTCCGCTTTTCTACGATACCGCTCATTATTCATTAATTCGTTTTCCGGATTTAGAAAAGAAAATTGCTAGGGATGAATCAACTTATAAAATCCTTTTGGAAGATTACCACACGGAAATAGTAAGTAACGATAAAATTATAGACGTGATTGCTGCTACAAAAAACTATGCTAAATTTTTAGAATGTGATATTGGCGCTAATCTATTTAGAATATTAAAGATTGCTTTCGATGCAAACGACCAACCAGTACATCTCTCAACCTTTATGTGTGAAACCAACAAGGTCAATCTGACCGTTCATCGGGCAAAATAG
- a CDS encoding amino acid permease — translation MSNGSLTRKLGFWSALAIAVGTTIGSGIFVSSGDVAKAAGTPSISILAWIIGGVIAIPQVMVLAELSTAYPQNGSGYVYLNKAGWRPLAFLYGWATFWALDPPSISIMALAIVSYLATFFPFFSGMAGKLLGIAIILIITSIHYRSVKEGGLFQVIITAIKIIPFLIVIVLGLMYMNFDNFAYTPGPGAEKTSLIGGVSATTWAYTGMAAICFMAGEFKNPGKILPRALISSVFIVLALYTLLAVCVIGLMPFDKLMNSNAAVSEAVKYIPGLSDIASSFVAVTAIIVILGSLSSCIMFQPRLEYAMAKDGLFFQRFAKVHPKYETPSFSIIIQITYACILVCFSNLTVLLGYFTLIQLVINIMDFAAVYKCRKREDYNPIYRMPKWRLTTILAILGASWLAWGTFTWAPIQGVIAALIVIATGLPVYYYWERKYGTKNKNDSDIVA, via the coding sequence ATGAGTAATGGCTCACTTACACGAAAACTGGGTTTTTGGTCTGCTCTGGCGATCGCTGTTGGAACTACTATAGGATCAGGTATTTTTGTCTCATCTGGTGATGTTGCAAAAGCTGCGGGTACCCCTTCCATTTCCATTCTAGCTTGGATAATAGGCGGGGTAATTGCCATTCCGCAAGTAATGGTATTGGCAGAGTTATCGACAGCATACCCCCAAAATGGAAGCGGTTACGTTTACTTGAATAAAGCTGGGTGGAGACCTCTAGCCTTTCTATATGGATGGGCTACGTTCTGGGCGTTGGATCCTCCATCCATATCGATTATGGCTTTAGCGATTGTTTCATACTTAGCAACCTTTTTTCCATTCTTCTCTGGAATGGCCGGGAAATTATTGGGTATTGCGATCATCCTGATCATCACATCTATTCATTATCGAAGTGTGAAAGAAGGCGGCCTTTTCCAAGTCATTATCACGGCTATTAAAATCATTCCTTTCCTGATTGTCATTGTCCTAGGGTTAATGTATATGAACTTCGATAATTTTGCTTACACTCCCGGACCTGGTGCTGAAAAGACAAGTTTAATAGGTGGTGTATCCGCAACCACTTGGGCATATACGGGGATGGCAGCGATTTGTTTCATGGCTGGAGAGTTCAAAAACCCAGGGAAAATACTTCCACGAGCACTTATTAGTTCGGTTTTCATTGTGTTGGCTTTGTATACGTTGCTAGCGGTTTGTGTCATCGGCTTGATGCCATTTGATAAATTAATGAACTCAAATGCTGCTGTTTCTGAAGCTGTTAAGTACATTCCAGGACTATCTGATATTGCATCATCATTTGTGGCCGTTACGGCTATTATTGTTATCTTGGGTTCACTGAGCTCTTGCATAATGTTTCAGCCTCGCCTTGAGTATGCAATGGCAAAGGACGGACTATTCTTTCAACGCTTTGCAAAAGTCCATCCTAAATATGAAACTCCAAGTTTCTCCATCATCATTCAGATTACGTATGCATGCATTCTTGTATGCTTTAGTAATTTAACGGTATTACTTGGATATTTCACACTCATTCAATTGGTTATTAACATCATGGATTTTGCGGCAGTATATAAATGTCGAAAAAGGGAGGATTATAACCCAATCTATCGAATGCCAAAGTGGAGATTAACGACGATTTTAGCCATTCTTGGAGCGTCATGGCTGGCCTGGGGAACATTTACTTGGGCACCTATCCAAGGAGTGATTGCAGCATTGATTGTTATAGCAACAGGGCTACCAGTTTACTATTATTGGGAAAGAAAATATGGAACAAAGAATAAAAACGACAGCGATATAGTGGCTTAG
- a CDS encoding DUF2306 domain-containing protein, producing the protein MLIFKFILFIHIFAGAICLISGIGAMSSKKKRGKHTTFGEIYHSAYVVVFVTSLTMAILNWESSAYLFFIGIFSYSFAFIGYVSAKKKWKNWISSHISGMLGSYIAICTAILVVNVSNITILNEWNPLIFWFLPTIIGSPLIFLVGLKYKKFKSI; encoded by the coding sequence TTGCTTATCTTTAAATTCATTCTGTTCATTCATATTTTTGCTGGAGCAATCTGTCTTATTAGTGGAATAGGTGCTATGTCTTCAAAGAAAAAAAGAGGTAAGCATACAACCTTTGGTGAAATTTATCATAGTGCGTACGTTGTTGTTTTTGTCACATCCCTGACAATGGCAATTTTGAATTGGGAAAGCAGTGCCTATTTATTTTTCATTGGGATATTTTCATATTCTTTCGCATTTATAGGCTATGTATCTGCCAAGAAGAAATGGAAAAACTGGATTTCATCTCATATAAGCGGGATGCTCGGTTCCTATATTGCTATTTGTACAGCAATTCTTGTAGTTAATGTATCGAATATAACTATCTTGAATGAATGGAATCCATTAATCTTTTGGTTTCTTCCAACCATAATAGGTTCTCCTCTAATATTTTTGGTTGGACTGAAATATAAAAAATTCAAATCAATTTAA